In Vanessa cardui chromosome 8, ilVanCard2.1, whole genome shotgun sequence, the following are encoded in one genomic region:
- the LOC124532152 gene encoding WD repeat and FYVE domain-containing protein 3 isoform X2 encodes MNLMRKLRGASASTSAEPSETASSSSHVQLGLMHLKKLFAEYTHPPQPLTEAEKDDKLYNMLPLFCKVFGTSPSSEMNEKFWDILSFCQQVSKLMVSEIRKRASNQSTEAASCAIAKFLEIENSEESSNGWMLLSTLNLLAAGDQSLIQVMTTAAIPSTLVKCLYLFFDLPEIPESEADVQDDNSEFTPRERRILLQKIFVQVLVRLCSHPFPCEELARKDDLSLLFSAITSWCAPYNMMWRKSAAEVLMTLSRHGLTQSVVHYINNKGCVGLCIENMQKIPELTPLEVVEMFVAVFCFLKDSSEVSQLLLDDFRTCQGYLFLSEFLLKHERQDVPDYLTSGLEEERVSGTEARAALRNLVLMISSLCACGFSELRPTRANTELFQLQGFVLPQPSTPGQAVRNVQAFQVLQSVFLKSTSPALCCTILDAISSVYHADNANYFILENQNTLSQFSERIHTKNAEIQEKFFELLEFIVFQLNFVPCKELISLSLLLKANRSRSCSILCIKTLLNILKHNVIFKDVYREVGMLEVFVTCLSRYAVFLKDKQLLEEERSRKEIDKSTDSPKPPERKKRQSRQDSLIKDPNSDAEEEELGSLVMEGLTALLNGNVNNCNVFRDCGGAKCVHGMVVHESCRTKALGVVRELIVSGSGEEDMSALLCGMHAAPNDALKLKLHILKALLVCLRDSHRTRTIFRKVSGFVYVTSVLVSLEGRLKGNELIDPDMLNLIHIVFYTISTAMRFEPANAKFFHHEICMTTLYETIRLLGCFTEDTELQNDTEPGDPELYEVFHELFTGNILEMTLPDNIPVVFVNACIVLRLLYDVALDSFDKPTFCGSLNVKSPSLTRQSSAINEAKPAGRATPLNLSTASSSGEAWVVHSGVVIVLAKLLPALPRPPEHAPHARAMRDYLAHVLKSLVRSERNQQVMCGAGLAGEVLRVCGAALRAERHPLHAPAMYVLERLAAHALRPAELREFLRMGNPLNCLAPEPGQVWQPGGPVPLTRIKTLVSMTTPRDYRSQNSCTQPPFVEFDMSAEGFGCLYLPSIAPQSANLNALGTQDNTTLGGIGSGDRVFPPQTGLTYSTWICVEKYSDPRTDPHCVRLLTLVRNINNSRDEHLVCLTVVLSARDKAIIVSTQETLVPHNVGEWEPDGVGECGARVWCPDLQHEGQWHHLALLFNRAVLKNSSFSLYLDGQHMHSGKLHYVSANPGGGAATLSGASSVYCVVGTPPQWRRYSRLVWRQGPALLLEDVLSAQTISIIYQLGPHYVGTLQAPLPPGQNQEPLAPLIAEEKVVFGINARAISQLTLAKIRKVYSKNDNKAIAKQLGMSSHENATPIRILHNSAGHLMGPARCLGGTVVGYLGVRVFSPKPAAIMIDTVGGCSVLLGLIAMAQDVECLYAGVKALVCVVRSNKAAQAEMDRRKGYQTLAMLLKKKKPLLNSHILHLIFGLVGTVDSQKETSSIPNLTAFQDLICDLEVWLNAPGGLIKSLLEHLFELATETAHRTHNLRTMRELQLVPKLLYIVNDIRVASTKNVLIQLLANLLGGQPRPSDLLCLGQFLAYTLPLPSQSEQGIVVKEGDSDKECEGEIILLRNKCLCFIHCLVIMTRNVESTIVCEEVSRVLGTDWLLSFMQENVHPSSVLLALKILVVLCSGQGQQSSIMQRFRESAGTGGWLRHTELVASQQTGVVLTAAVHSHSHLHAQLLYTSGFTLLAWLSLFHLQIPELYYLLFGLALGQPMHHLSTERAMSVERVWAAAWGSAVPSRQSAAAVAARVTLCPEAVVILLATVRALIHAEPDSLPDWLSDHPVAIIQVLFSFYNTLPDFVSLMMSAEVLTALASTLFPPNTKDDIHMPICESGDSSGASTPGAEEAGAGATAGAGAGAALTQHAARQVVMDFLRVIVLDSLPLGVSAKAAPSASSDPVAPSMFCTPCSPCSAPPRSYFYSVIDLVLDASPANSTSQQQIEYQTEVLTTIMENLLNTELFGTESNISNVCYLAARLVDKLWQGQLSRDPHEVFDFLVKLLTQAKKKSSVISLEGLHHCLNRTILFLLSRSTDSIADQMSVLEALHKLTTNRLLIFGAGNHELEFIGCLTYCLLQLNANMKIALESHMRTTWHVNPSGDLESRDDRLTAHQGRNLMAGAARRVWEELYACKKPAIEEVFKASLAPPAAAARAPDLGLAREQLADCAHRLWLGYIDTERKAVYRVPWELHNQIQSKIQKVTGGLTRLASRTKVKKEDSAKQRAHLPREHALAYMQDHVQLVRQAWGAALATSANTAAHTTRYVQAEWGGAWRELTRERGLWGPPRAPPLDKWALHCTEGPCRMRKQLRRNLAFYTHYPHRPHLEGSDNRQLKYKVAQSRDSKEYYRIYQQSRASTNVGETDGIEPTEVQTFEEEIPSNKDSSIEVTNDEGSPSDLVSSGVVSRGTNQSTEANEDGPDAEDEDEPQPPPPDNQTLLRLLEHHEKITHMFRCARIQGLDTTEGLLLFGREHCYVIDGFTLLKNREIRDLDSCPDDYDPILPSQGIQRSNQRQCSKFLYEDIREVHKRRYLLQPIALEVFSSDGRNYLLAFPRKVRNKVYSRFTALATGMADSAAGSVAGQKRGVAVEQPAGLLATLIGDTSVTQRWLRGEISNFQYLMHLNTLAGRSYNDLMQYPVFPWILADYDSLELDLTHPATFRDLSKPMGAQSPDRLEQFRKRYKEWDDPHGETPPYHYGTHYSSAMIVCSYLVRMEPFTQHFLRLQGGHFDLADRMFHSIKEAWNSASRHNMADVKELIPEFFYLPEFLVNSNNFDLGSKQSGVALGDVVLPPWAKDDPREFIRMHRAALESDYVSHRLHHWIDLVFGYKQQGPPAVEASNVFHHLFYEGNVDIYNIDDPLKKNATIGFINNFGQIPKQLFKKAHPSKKMSQRSSTILDPNNIIPSQGITPPEKLFFHNLENLRPSLQPVKEVKGPVGQILYTDKAILAVEQNKVLMPPSYNKYVAWGFADHSLRIGNYDNDKTIFVCESVAQACGEIVTCVCLSDKTIVTAGTSTVVTVWQYWSRRRRLAVKTCLYGHEEAVTCLAASAAYNLVVSGSRDGQLIVWDVERGAFVRQLVPSPAAPAPPPPVSALAIDDLTGDIATCSGSWLHVWSINGTPLGAVDTGGGERAPQVLCVAFSQTREWDPLNVVITGSTDGVVRMWSIDYLAKTVDDEARSTDVESTEDQPSSINKDTLNQISLQDSEEAKSESDVKSDNTKTEDIEPCEREAAIKRVEALVKQMSLSQDHAGNLTKSGSESSLSDTGETTSAKESARRHDEKDICSDNEEPQYERKEDVDSCEETKEEYDNEKDIDEEKESVTHRSKLQKQGNVVLRRKSKANPLFRKSGGSIGDSSETSSVETTQSMEAPEGGLRPSKSDTSLTDSFVVLSAPSSPAPVQRPVVKDTSYPDTGVTWVRRLVLRGKLTMHTAYERRDNACPASVTAVAAARSGRGLAVGDARGRIFRWSAPDMSSAAGARGGPADHWIRDDTAPYCTQCQVRFTALERRHHCRECGAVFCGRCSRYEAPVRRLRALRPVRVCQRCHDHIHAAND; translated from the exons GTATTTGGAACCAGTCCATCAAGTGAGATGAATGAAAAATTTTGGGACATACTATCCTTTTGTCAACAAGTTTCAAAGCTCATGGTATCTGAGATAAGGAAAAGAGCTAGTAATCAAAGTACCGAGGCAGCTAGTTGTGCAATAGCAAAATTTCTAGAGATTGAGAATTCAGAGGAATCAAGCAATGGATGGATGCTACTGTCTACACTTAATCTGTTGGCAGCTGGTGACCAGTCATTGATACAG GTTATGACTACAGCAGCTATACCATCCACATTAGtcaaatgtttgtatttattttttgatctACCTGAAATTCCTGAATCAGAAGCTGATGTTCAAGATGACAACAGTGAATTTAcaccaagggagaggaggataCTATTACAAAAGATTTTTGTTCAA gtCTTAGTAAGGCTTTGCAGTCACCCATTTCCATGTGAAGAATTGGCAAGGAAAGATGATTTAAGTTTGTTATTCTCTGCAATTACCTCATGGTGTGCACCCTATAATATGATGTGGAGAAAGTCTGCAGCAGAAGTATTGATGACATTATCTAGGCATGGCTTGACTCAATCTGTtgtacattacattaaca ATAAAGGGTGTGTAGGCCTCTGCATCGAAAACATGCAAAAGATTCCAGAGTTAACACCATTAGAG GTAGTAGAAATGTTTGTAGCGGTATTTTGTTTCTTAAAAGATTCAAGTGAAGTTAGTCAATTACTGTTGGACGATTTTCGGACTTGTCAAGGATATTTATTTCTATCTGAATTCCTTCTGAA ACATGAGAGACAAGATGTACCCGATTATTTAACATCCGG aTTAGAAGAGGAACGCGTTAGTGGGACGGAAGCTCGAGCTGCTCTAAGAAATTTGGTCCTCATGATATCCTCTCTCTGTGCTTGTGGATTTTCTGAACTGCGGCCGACGAGGGCCAACACGGAATTATTCCAGTTACAAGGGTTCGTGCTACCACAACCCTCTACGCCCGGGCAGGCTGTGAGAAATGTACAAGCGTTTCAG GTGTTGCAATCCGTGTTCTTGAAATCCACGTCACCAGCCCTCTGTTGTACGATCCTCGACGCGATATCGAGCGTGTACCACGCGGACAACGCCAACTACTTCATCTTAGAGAACCAGAACACACTCAGCCAGTTCTCGGAACGGATACACACGAAAAACGCTGAGATACAGGAAAAGTTCTTTGAGCTCCTGGAATTTATTGTATTTCAGTTGAACTTTGTGCCCTGCAAGGAATTGATATCACTGTCGTTATTGTTGAAAGCTAATAGGTCCAGAAGTTGTAGTATATTATGCATAAAgacattattgaatattttaaa aCACAACGTTATATTTAAAGATGTTTATCGAGAAGTCGGAATGCTTGAGGTGTTCGTGACGTGTCTCTCCCGATACGCAGTGTTCCTTAAGGACAAACAACTCCTCGAGGAGGAGAGGTCTAGGAAGGAGATTGACAAATCGACGGATTCCCCGAAGCCGCCTGAGAGGAAAAAGAGGCAGTCGAGACAGGACTCGTTAATAAAAGATCCAAATTCGGACGCAGAGGAAGAGGAGCTCGGGTCGCTTGTGATGGAGGGGCTGACGGCGCTCCTGAATGGGAACGTGAACAACTGCAACGTGTTCCGAGACTGCGGCGGCGCCAAGTGCGTGCACGGGATGGTGGTGCACGAGTCATGCCGGACCAAAGCCCTAG GTGTGGTGAGAGAGTTGATAGTGAGTGGTTCGGGCGAAGAGGACATGTCTGCGCTGCTGTGCGGAATGCATGCGGCGCCGAACGACGCATTAAAACTGAAACTACACATATTAAAAGCTTTACTGGTCTGTTTAAGAGATTCTCACCGGACAAGGACTATTTTTCGAAAG GTTAGCGGATTTGTATATGTAACAAGCGTACTGGTCTCCCTGGAAGGTAGACTCAAAGGCAATGAGTTGATAGATCCCGACATGCTAAAtctaatacatattgtattctACACTATCAGTACGGCGATGAGGTTCGAACCTGCAAATGCAAAATTTTTTCATCACGag ATTTGTATGACAACATTGTACGAAACGATACGATTATTGGGCTGCTTTACTGAGGATACCGAGTTGCAAAACGATACGGAACCCGGCGATCCAGAGCTCTATGAGGTTTTTCACGAGCTTTTCACGGGAAATATATTAGAAATGAC GTTACCAGATAACATACCGGTCGTTTTTGTAAACGCGTGCATCGTATTGCGGTTGCTTTACGACGTTGCGCTTGATTCGTTCGACAAGCCTACGTTTTGTGGCTCACTCAACGTGAAGTCGCCAAGCTTGACGAGGCAAAGTTCTGCCATCAACGAG GCTAAACCAGCAGGGCGCGCCACCCCTCTGAACCTCTCGACGGCGTCCTCGAGCGGGGAGGCGTGGGTCGTGCACTCGGGCGTGGTCATAGTGCTGGCGAAGCTGCTGCCCGCCCTGCCGCGCCCGCCCGAACACGCGCCGCACGCTCGCGCCATGCGGGACTACCTCGCGCACGTACTTAAGAGTCTCGTCAGGAG CGAGCGCAACCAGCAGGTGATGTGCGGCGCGGGGCTGGCGGGCGAGGTGCTGCGCGTGTGCGGCGCGGCGCTGCGGGCGGAGCGCCACCCGCTGCACGCGCCCGCCATGTACGTGCTCGAGCGCCTCGCCGCGCACGCGCTGCGCCCCGCCGAGCTCCG GGAATTCCTACGCATGGGAAATCCTCTCAATTGCCTCGCTCCCGAGCCGGGACAGGTGTGGCAGCCCGGCGGGCCGGTGCCGCTCACTCGAATCAAGACCTTAGTCTCGATGACGACGCCCCGAGATTACAG GTCACAAAACTCGTGCACTCAGCCGCCCTTCGTTGAATTCGACATGTCTGCAGAAGGATTCGGTTGTTTATATTTGCCGAGCATTGCTCCTCAGTCGGCCAACTTGAACGCGCTCGGAACTCAAGACAACACCACTCTTGGTGGAATCGGCTCTG gGGACAGAGTGTTTCCACCTCAAACAGGATTGACGTATTCGACATGGATATGCGTGGAGAAATACTCCGACCCGCGCACCGACCCGCACTGCGTCAGGTTATTGACTCTAGTTCGGAACATTAACAATAGTCGGGACGAACACCTCGTGTGTCTCACCGTAGTACTGTCTGCGAGAGATAAGGCCATCATTGTATCGACACAGGAGACTTTAGTTCCACACA ACGTAGGCGAGTGGGAGCCGGACGGCGTGGGCGAGTGCGGCGCGCGCGTGTGGTGCCCCGACCTGCAGCACGAGGGCCAGTGGCACCACCTCGCGCTGCTATTCAACAGGGCCGTGCTCAAGAACTCCTCCTTCTCGCTCTACCTCGACG GACAACACATGCACTCGGGCAAGCTGCACTACGTGAGCGCGAAcccgggcggcggcgcggccaCGCTGTCGGGCGCGTCCAGCGTGTACTGCGTGGTGGGCACGCCGCCGCAGTGGCGCCGCTACTCGCGCCTCGTGTGGCGCCAGGGGCCCGCGCTGCTACTGGAGGAC gTACTCTCCGCTCAAACTATCTCAATAATATATCAGCTCGGACCACACTACGTTGGAACTCTACAAGCTCCGTTACCTCCCGGACAAAATCAAGAGCCCCTGGCACCCTTGATTGCCGAGGAGAAAGTTGTTTTTGGTATAAACGCTCGGGCGATCTCCCAACTCACCCTTGCTAAGATACGCAAGGTTTACAGCAAAAACGATAATAAGGCCATAGCGAAACAACTGGGCATGTCGTCGCACGAGAACGCGACTCCCATACGAATATTGCACAATTCTGCAGGACATCTAATGGGCCCAGCTCGATGCTTGGGTGGAACCGTGGTTGGATATCTGGGAGTGAGAGTTTTCAGTCCGAAGCCAGCGGCTATCatg ATAGATACAGTAGGTGGATGTTCTGTATTACTCGGGCTGATCGCAATGGCGCAAGATGTTGAGTGTTTGTACGCTGGGGTGAAGGCTCTCGTGTGCGTAGTACGTTCAAACAAGGCGGCTCAAGCGGAAATGGACCGCAGGAAAGGATACCAAACACTGGCAATGCTGTTGAAGAAAAAGAAACCTTTACTCAATTCCCATATCTTGCATTTAATTTTCGGCCTAGTTGGCACGGTCGATAGTCAAAAGGAAACTTCGTCGATTCCAAATTTAACCGCATTTCAG GATCTGATATGCGATCTCGAAGTATGGTTGAATGCACCAGGTGGGCTTATAAAATCCCTTCTAGAACATTTATTCGAACTAGCAACAGAAACAGCGCACAGAACGCACAATTTACGCACAATGAGGGAACTGCAATTAGTACCTAAACTACTCTACATCGTGAACGATATAAGGGTTGCAAGCACAAAGAATGTTCTGATTCAGTTACTAGCGAATCTGTTGGGAGGTCAGCCTAGACCCAGCGATCTGCTATGCCTCGGACAATTCCTGGCGTACACACTACCACTTCCCTCTCAATCAGAGCAAGGAATCGTGGTCAAGGAGGGAGATTCGGACAAGGAATGCGAAGGCGAAATAATTCTTCTGAGAAACAAATGCCTATGCTTTATACACTGTCTCGTAATAATGACGAGAAACGTGGAAAGCACAATTGTATGCGAGGAAGTATCAAGAGTTCTCGGAACCGACTGGCTGCTGAGTTTTATGCAGGAGAATGTTCACCCGAGCTCAGTTTTACTGGCGTTGAAAATATTGGTGGTTCTCTGTTCTGGCCAAGGACAGCAGTCATCCATTATGCAAAG GTTCCGCGAGAGCGCCGGCACGGGCGGCTGGCTGCGCCACACGGAGCTCGTGGCGTCGCAGCAGACGGGCGTGGTGCTGACCGCCGCCGTGCACTCGCACTCGCACCTGCACGCGCAACTGCTCTACACCTCCGGGTTCACGCTGCTGGCCTG GTTATCCCTGTTCCATTTGCAAATTCCGGAGCTGTACTACCTGCTGTTCGGCCTCGCCCTCGGCCAGCCCATGCACCACCTGAGCACGGAGCGCGCCATGTCCGTGGAGCGCGTGTGGGCGGCGGCGTGGGGCAGCGCCGTGCCGTCGCGGCAGTCGGCCGCCGCCGTGGCCGCCCGGGTCACGCTCTGCCCCGAGGCCGTGGTCATCCTGCTGGCCACCGTGCGGGCGCTCATACACGCCGAGCCCGACTCGTTGCCGGATTGGCTCAGCGACCACCCCGTTGCCATAATACAA GTTTTGTTTTCGTTCTACAATACGCTGCCAGATTTCGTCTCGTTAATGATGAGCGCCGAAGTTCTCACCGCACTGGCGTCCACCCTGTTTCCTCCGAATACGAAAGATGATATTCACATGC CGATCTGCGAGAGTGGCGACAGCTCGGGCGCGTCGACGCCGGGCGCGGAGGAGGCGGGCGCGGGGGCgacggcgggcgcgggcgcgggcgcggcgctgACGCAGCACGCCGCCCGGCAGGTCGTAATGGACTTCCTGCGTGTCATCGTTCTCGATTCGCTGCCTCTGGGAGTCTCCGCTAAAGCCGCTCCG AGCGCGTCCTCTGACCCCGTGGCTCCGTCAATGTTTTGTACGCCATGTAGTCCCTGCTCAGCCCCACCAAGATCTTACTTTTATAGC GTCATAGACTTGGTTCTGGACGCTTCGCCCGCGAACTCGACGAGTCAGCAGCAGATCGAGTATCAAACTGAAGTTTTAACAACAATCATGGAAAATCTGTTGAATACCGAACTTTTTGGGACCGAGTCCAATATCTCCAATGTCTGCTATTTAGCTGCGCGACTTGTTGATAAATTGTGGCAGGGACAGCTGTCGAGAGATCCACATgag GTATTTGATTTCTTGGTAAAATTACTGACTCAAGCCAAGAAGAAATCGTCGGTTATATCTCTAGAAGGATTACATCACTGTCTGAATAGAACCATATTATTTCTACTGTCACGGTCCACGGACTCCATAGCCGACCAAATGTCTGTGTTAGAAGCGTTGCACAAACTCACGACGAACAG GTTGCTGATATTCGGCGCCGGAAACCACGAGCTGGAATTCATTGGGTGCCTAACATACTGTCTACTGCAACTGAACGCGAACATGAAGATCGCCCTCGAGTCGCACATGCGGACGACGTGGCACGTCAACCCCAGCGGCGACCTCGAGTCGCGGGACGACCGGCTGACGGCGCACCAGG GTCGCAACCTgatggcgggcgcggcgcggcgcgtgTGGGAGGAGCTGTACGCGTGCAAGAAGCCCGCCATCGAGGAGGTGTTCAAGGCGTCGCtggcgccgcccgccgccgccgcgcgcgcgcccgaCCTCGGCCTGGCGCGCGAGCAGCTGGCCGACTGCGCGCACCGCCTGTGGCTCGGCTACATCGACACCGAGCGCAAG GCGGTCTATCGAGTTCCGTGGGAGCTCCATAATCAGATTCAATCAAAAATTCAGAAAGTGACCGGCGGCTTGACTCGTTTGGCTTCTAGAACAAAAGTGAAAAAGGAGGACTCCGCTAAACAGCGGGCTCATCTACCGCGAGAGCACGCTCTGGCTTATATGCAAGATCACGTGCAGCTTGTGAG ACAGGCGTGGGGCGCGGCGCTGGCGACGAGCGCCAACACGGCGGCGCACACGACGCGCTACGTGCAGGCGGAGTGGGGCGGCGCGTGGCGCGAACTGACGCGCGAGCGCGGCCTGTGGggcccgccgcgcgcgccgccgctgGACAAGTGGGCGCTGCACTGCACCGAGGGCCCGTGCCGCATGCGCAAGCAGCTGCGCCGCAACCTCGCCTTCTACACGCACTACCCGCACCGCCCGCACCTCGAGGGCAGCGACAAC AGACAATTGAAATACAAAGTGGCACAAAGTCGAGACAGTAAGGAATACTACAGGATATACCAACAATCGCGTGCGTCGACCAACGTCGGGGAAACGGACGGGATAGAACCGACTGAAGTGCAGACGTTTGAGGAAGAAATACCAAG TAATAAAGATTCATCGATCGAAGTAACAAACGACGAAGGTTCACCTTCGGATCTCGTCAGCAGTGGCGTCGTGAGCCGAGGAACGAATCAATCAACTGAag CAAATGAAGACGGACCGGATGCAGAGGACGAAGATGAACCGCAGCCTCCACCTCCGGATAACCAAACACTGTTGAGATTATTGGAGCACCATGAGAAG ATTACCCACATGTTCCGCTGCGCGCGTATACAGGGCCTCGACACGACAGAGGGGCTTTTGCTTTTCGGTCGCGAACACTGCTACGTAATAGATGGATTCACTCTCCTTAAAAATAGAGAAATTCGCGACTTAGACAGTTGCCCCGACGACTATGACCCTATTCTGCCTAGTCAGGGCATACAGCGGAGCAATCAGAGACAATGTTCCAAGTTTTTGTACGAAGATATAAG AGAGGTTCATAAAAGAAGATATTTACTGCAACCGATAGCGTTAGAAGTTTTTTCCAGCGATGGTCGTAATTATTTGCTAGCGTTTCCACGGAAAGTGCGAAATAAG GTGTACAGTCGTTTCACGGCGCTCGCAACCGGCATGGCGGACAGCGCGGCGGGCTCGGTTGCGGGGCAGAAGCGCGGCGTGGCGGTGGAGCAACCGGCCGGCCTGCTGGCCACGCTCATTGGAGACACCTCCGTCACGCAACGCTGGCTG AGAGGAGAAATATCTAACTTCCAATATCTCATGCATCTCAACACACTGGCGGGTCGTTCGTACAATGATCTCATGCAATATCCAGTTTTCCCGTGGATTTTGGCCGACTACGATTCCTTGGAACTGGATTTGACTCACCCGGCGACTTTCAGGGACCTGTCCAAGCCGATGGGAGCACAGAGTCCAGATAGGTTGGAACAATTTAGAAAGAGATATAAG GAGTGGGATGACCCTCACGGTGAGACACCGCCGTATCACTACGGAACCCACTATTCGTCGGCTATGATAGTCTGTTCTTATCTTGTGCGTATGGAGCCGTTTACACAGCATTTTTTAAGACTTCAAGGCGGACATTTTGATTTAGCGGATAG AATGTTCCATTCGATCAAGGAAGCATGGAATTCTGCATCACGCCATAATATGGCCGACGTTAAAGAATTGATAccggaatttttttatttaccagaATTTCTGGTTAACTCCAACAATTTCGATTTAG GAAGCAAACAGTCGGGTGTAGCTTTAGGCGACGTCGTCCTACCACCCTGGGCCAAAGACGATCCCCGTGAATTTATCCGCATGCACCGAGCGGCACTCGAGTCTGACTACGTATCTCATAGATTGCATCACTGGATCGATCTCGTTTTTGGATACAAGCAGCAGGGACCGCCCGCAGTGGAAGCTTCAAATGTCTTCCATCATCTATTCTATGAAGGAAATGTCGATATATACAA TATTGATGATCCTCTTAAAAAGAACGCAACGATtggtttcattaataatttcggACAAATACCGAAGCAGTTGTTCAAGAAAGCGCACCCTAGTAAAAAAATGTCACAAAGAAGTTCAACTATTTTGGATCCGAATAACATTATACCATCTCAAGGCATAACTCCTCCGGAGAAATTATTCTTTCATAATTTGGAAAATTTGAGACCGTCTTTGCAACCCGTGAAAG AAGTTAAAGGGCCAGTCGGGCAAATACTCTATACTGACAAGGCAATCTTGGCCGTGGAACAAAACAAAGTGCTGATGCCTCCGTCATATAACAAATACGTGGCGTGGGGCTTCGCGGACCATTCCCTACGAATCGGAAATTACGACAACGATAAAACGATATTCGTGTGCGAGAGTGTCGCGCAGGCCTGCGGAGAGATCGTGACGTGCGTGTGCCTCTCCGACAAGACCATCGTGACGGCCGGCACGAGTACC GTGGTGACGGTGTGGCAGTACTGGtcgcggcggcggcggctggCCGTGAAGACGTGCCTGTACGGGCACGAGGAGGCGGTCACGTGCCTGGCCGCCAGCGCCGCCTACAACCTGGTGGTGAGCGGCAGCCGCGACGGCCAGCTCATCGTGTGGGACGTGGAGCGCGGCGCCTTCGTGCGGCAGCTCGTGCcgtcgcccgccgcgcccgcgccgccgccgcccgtcTCCGCGCTCGCCATCGACGACCTCACC GGCGACATAGCGACGTGCAGCGGCAGCTGGCTGCACGTGTGGTCCATCAACGGCACGCCGCTGGGCGCGGTGGACACGGGCGGCGGCGAGCGCGCCCCGCAGGTGCTGTGCGTGGCCTTCAGCCAGACGCGCGAGTGGGACCCGCTCAACGTCGTCATCACCGGCTCCACCGACGGCGTCGTCAGG ATGTGGTCTATAGACTACCTCGCAAAAACAGTAGACGATGAAGCGAGGAGTACCGACGTGGAAAGCACAGAGGACCAACCGAGTTCCATTAATAAAGACACATTGAACCAAATCTCCTTGCAAGATAGCGAGGAGGCCAAGTCGGAGAGTGACGTCAAATCTGATAACACAAAGACTGAAGATATTGAGCCTTGCGAAAGGGAAGCCGCAATCAAACGAGTCGAGGCGTTAGTTAAGCAGATGAGCTTGTCGCAAGATCATGCAG GTAATCTCACGAAATCAGGATCGGAAAGTTCCCTTTCGGATACAGGTGAAACGACAAGCGCTAAAGAATCAGCTCGTCGACATGATGAGAAAGACATCTGCAGTGATAACGAAGAACCGCAGTACGAAAGGAAAGAAGACGTTGATTCTTGTGAGGAAACAAAAGAGGAATACGATAATGAAAAAGACATAGATGAGGAAAAGGAAAGCGTAACGCATAGAAGCAAATTACAAAAGCAGGGGAACGTTGTGCTGAGGCGGAAATCGAAGGCTAATCCTTTGTTTCGTAAAA GTGGCGGCAGCATTGGCGATTCCAGCGAAACGAGTTCCGTAGAGACGACACAATCAATGGAGGCTCCGGAGGGCGGGCTCCGGCCGAGCAAGTCTGACACCAGTCTCACGGACTCCTTTGTAGTTCTCTCCGCACCCTCGTCTCCCGCGCCCGTGCAGCGACCCGTCGTCAAAGACACGTCTTATCCTG ACACAGGGGTGACGTGGGTGCGACGTCTCGTCCTGCGCGGCAAGCTGACCATGCACACGGCATACGAACGTCGCGACAACGCATGCCCCGCCTCCGTCACTGCGGTCGCAGCCGCTAGGAGTGGGCGGGGCTTGGCCGTCGGAGACGCTCGTGGAAGG ATTTTCCGCTGGTCCGCGCCTGATATGTCAAGTGCTGCGGGTGCCAGGGGTGGTCCCGCCGATCACTGGATACGAGACGACACCGCACCCTACTGCACCCAGTGCCAA GTGCGGTTCACGGCGCTGGAGCGGCGCCACCACTGCCGCGAGTGCGGCGCCGTGTTCTGCGGGCGCTGCTCGCGCTACGAGGCGCCCGTGCGCCGCCTGCGCGCGCTGCGCCCCGTGCGCGTGTGCCAGCGCTGCCACGACCACATCCACGCCGCCAACGACTAG